A window of the Synergistota bacterium genome harbors these coding sequences:
- a CDS encoding M20 family metallopeptidase, giving the protein IIRISQKDLEEIIELGRRLIQIPTENPPGNYEELCYVIQRSMEEFGLESYIIRGQKDKPNVVGIWRGYLNENKVLLLSGHMDVVEGGKPNDWKYLPFSGEVADGALWGRGSADMKGAIACMIYALKFLKGIGWRPKHDLMIATTVDDEIAGKMGMKYLLDEGLEKVGLPSPTFHILGEATNLDLMTAFKGRIWVRIGVSGKAAHGGAPQEGVNAIEKAIEIALEMRHLTSESNLNPHPLLGPDTINLGTMRGGSRVNVVPENCIMEYDIRMGPPKNAKLYIDWVRKILERTSREKDVNISLFEVFEERDPVETPIDHPEIKRLVELIYKITGRTPLLRGTLSAGDLYYSLKRNIPGVWFGPGDPKIIHKVNEHVPIEHLKLATEVYINIAKAFSS; this is encoded by the coding sequence TATAATTCGTATAAGTCAAAAGGATTTAGAAGAGATAATCGAACTTGGAAGAAGACTTATACAGATTCCAACGGAAAACCCTCCAGGAAACTATGAAGAATTATGCTATGTAATACAAAGGAGTATGGAAGAGTTTGGCCTTGAATCTTATATAATAAGGGGACAAAAGGATAAACCTAATGTAGTAGGGATATGGCGAGGATATCTCAATGAAAATAAGGTTCTCCTTTTAAGCGGACACATGGATGTAGTTGAAGGAGGAAAACCAAACGATTGGAAATATCTTCCTTTCTCCGGAGAAGTAGCTGATGGAGCTTTATGGGGCAGAGGTTCTGCCGACATGAAAGGTGCAATAGCCTGTATGATCTATGCACTTAAATTCCTTAAAGGAATTGGGTGGAGACCAAAGCATGACTTAATGATAGCAACTACAGTAGATGATGAAATCGCTGGAAAGATGGGAATGAAATATCTCCTTGATGAAGGGCTTGAGAAGGTAGGGCTCCCGAGCCCTACCTTCCACATATTAGGTGAGGCAACTAACTTAGACCTGATGACAGCCTTTAAGGGAAGGATATGGGTGAGAATAGGAGTTAGCGGAAAAGCAGCTCATGGTGGAGCACCTCAAGAGGGAGTAAACGCTATAGAAAAGGCAATAGAAATAGCACTGGAGATGCGGCATCTAACAAGCGAAAGCAACCTTAACCCTCATCCTCTACTTGGCCCAGATACAATTAACCTTGGAACCATGCGCGGAGGTTCAAGAGTAAATGTTGTACCAGAAAACTGTATAATGGAATATGATATAAGAATGGGACCCCCTAAAAACGCTAAACTATATATAGATTGGGTTAGAAAAATACTGGAGAGAACCTCGAGAGAGAAAGATGTGAATATATCTTTATTTGAGGTTTTCGAGGAGAGAGACCCTGTGGAAACCCCGATAGATCATCCAGAGATAAAGAGGCTAGTTGAATTAATTTATAAGATTACTGGAAGAACCCCCTTACTTAGGGGAACGCTTTCCGCTGGTGATCTTTACTATTCTCTTAAAAGGAATATTCCTGGGGTATGGTTTGGACCAGGCGATCCTAAAATTATTCATAAGGTTAATGAACACGTTCCCATAGAACATCTTAAGCTAGCTACAGAAGTCTACATAAATATAGCTAAAGCTTTCTCTTCGTGA
- a CDS encoding M28 family peptidase encodes MNLREVDISKLLSILNEVNKDNLMRDTHEISRWIRITGSEEEEKAFDYIKTRCEEVKASITEYKPVIFSSVPVEAQLLVELPEGGTRNIPCITHSMSPSTPPTGITGKLILYEELSLNERENRFALVRGIANPKALLDATLKGASACIFLADTDPPPEMIVSPVWGSPNLEDLKKLPQIPTISVGFNHAQELLSYAKRGLTAKIFTKVKTKWTKTNCIVAEIKPDSEAESELFILLSGHVDSWYHGAMDNASGNACQLEILRIASLHRKELQRSLKVAFWSGHSHGRYGGSTWYSDQNYLDLLSNCIVHINADCLGAKGASVVTEGNIMEETRFVGERVIEIVCGQKLIGNRFTRMGDQSFWGCGVPSLLVTPAEQPPSTKGATSMLLGRKRTGGLGPWWHTPLDTIDIIDPENLVRDTKIILGATWWFLTAPLIPLIPLSAVIEISNYIDEYAKRWQRVCPGEEDMQISSAIEIALELSIKLKNRLHEAETYLEKLEASTLKKRLPYINRKILDIERILVRLNYCSGPFYFHDPATPEPPMPILLEPERLEYLSDIDQKMAFLVELRRRLNGVHEMLWMALIATESLISELKS; translated from the coding sequence ATGAACTTAAGAGAAGTAGACATCTCGAAGCTACTATCGATACTTAATGAAGTCAATAAGGATAACCTTATGCGCGATACTCACGAAATATCCAGATGGATTAGAATAACAGGCTCAGAAGAGGAAGAAAAAGCCTTCGACTATATAAAGACGCGATGTGAAGAAGTAAAGGCATCAATAACAGAATATAAACCAGTAATATTCTCGAGCGTCCCCGTAGAAGCCCAGCTTCTGGTAGAGCTACCCGAAGGAGGAACTAGGAACATACCTTGTATAACTCACTCTATGTCCCCATCAACCCCTCCCACCGGTATTACTGGAAAACTGATATTATATGAAGAACTTAGTCTAAATGAAAGGGAAAACAGATTTGCTTTAGTAAGAGGAATAGCTAATCCTAAGGCTCTTCTTGACGCTACTTTAAAAGGGGCCTCAGCTTGCATATTTTTAGCAGATACCGATCCACCACCAGAGATGATAGTTTCACCCGTTTGGGGAAGCCCAAATCTTGAGGATCTCAAGAAGCTTCCTCAAATACCAACTATATCCGTTGGTTTCAATCATGCTCAAGAGCTTCTTTCCTATGCAAAGAGAGGACTAACTGCAAAGATCTTCACAAAAGTCAAAACTAAATGGACGAAAACTAACTGCATAGTGGCCGAGATTAAGCCGGATAGCGAAGCTGAATCAGAACTTTTCATACTTTTGAGCGGGCACGTAGACTCCTGGTACCATGGAGCTATGGATAATGCTAGTGGAAATGCCTGTCAGCTTGAAATCTTAAGAATAGCATCCTTACATAGAAAGGAACTCCAAAGAAGCCTTAAGGTAGCTTTTTGGTCGGGACACTCTCACGGAAGATACGGAGGCTCCACTTGGTACTCAGACCAAAACTATCTTGATCTTTTATCAAACTGTATAGTACACATAAACGCCGATTGTCTTGGAGCAAAAGGGGCAAGCGTGGTTACAGAAGGAAACATCATGGAGGAAACAAGATTCGTTGGAGAAAGGGTTATAGAAATCGTATGCGGTCAAAAGCTCATAGGAAATAGGTTCACTAGGATGGGAGACCAATCTTTTTGGGGCTGTGGAGTACCATCCCTACTTGTTACACCCGCAGAACAACCCCCTAGCACAAAGGGAGCGACATCAATGCTACTCGGCAGGAAAAGAACAGGAGGGCTTGGCCCCTGGTGGCATACACCCTTAGATACCATAGATATTATAGACCCTGAAAATTTAGTCCGCGATACTAAGATAATTCTTGGAGCTACATGGTGGTTTTTAACAGCACCTCTGATTCCTTTAATACCTCTCTCTGCAGTCATCGAGATAAGCAACTATATAGATGAATACGCTAAAAGATGGCAAAGGGTTTGTCCAGGCGAAGAAGACATGCAAATCAGTTCAGCTATAGAGATAGCCTTAGAACTATCCATTAAGTTAAAAAATAGGCTACATGAAGCAGAGACATACTTAGAAAAGCTTGAAGCTTCAACACTCAAAAAGAGGCTTCCGTATATAAACAGGAAGATACTAGATATTGAAAGGATCTTAGTTAGATTAAACTACTGTAGTGGACCTTTCTACTTTCATGATCCAGCTACACCTGAGCCTCCGATGCCTATCCTCCTTGAGCCTGAAAGGTTAGAGTACCTAAGCGACATAGACCAGAAAATGGCCTTTTTAGTTGAACTAAGAAGGAGGTTAAATGGCGTTCATGAAATGCTTTGGATGGCATTAATTGCCACAGAAAGTTTGATTTCCGAGCTGAAAAGCTGA
- the iadA gene encoding beta-aspartyl-peptidase, giving the protein MFKIIKGGKLFSPDPQGNKDILIAGGLIANIAPNISPFPEYGDVEVIDVTGLYIVPGLIDQHIHLIGGGGEAGFSSRTPEITLSRIIMGGITTVVGCLGTDGTTRHMTSLLAKARALEEEGITAFIYTGSYEIPVKTITGSIRNDIILIKEVLGAGEIAISDHRSSQPTKEEIKKLAAEARLGGMLSGKAGVLHLHVGDGKTGLRFLFEIVEEKEIPIRQFTPTHINRNPDLLEEGIRFAKLGGFIDMTSSINSGTGPSKAIKASRAIRYCLDQDVPIENITMSSDGNGSLPAFDEKGNLIGLKMAEPLSLYRELKNLIIEEGIPLQDAIKTVTLNPARSLKLYPKKGTIKVGSDADILVLDEKLDIVYLFAKGKTLIKEGKLIVKGTFEE; this is encoded by the coding sequence TTGTTTAAGATAATTAAAGGTGGAAAGCTCTTTTCTCCAGATCCACAAGGGAATAAAGACATATTAATAGCAGGAGGCTTGATAGCAAACATAGCTCCAAACATCTCTCCCTTTCCAGAATATGGAGATGTAGAAGTGATAGATGTAACGGGACTCTACATAGTCCCAGGATTAATCGATCAGCATATCCATCTTATAGGTGGTGGAGGGGAAGCCGGTTTTTCATCCCGTACACCTGAGATCACCTTAAGCAGAATTATTATGGGAGGAATAACAACGGTAGTCGGATGCCTTGGAACAGATGGAACCACAAGACACATGACATCCCTACTTGCCAAAGCTCGTGCCTTAGAAGAAGAGGGAATCACAGCCTTCATATATACAGGATCTTATGAAATCCCGGTAAAAACCATAACGGGAAGCATAAGAAACGACATAATCCTCATAAAGGAAGTTTTAGGGGCGGGAGAGATAGCCATATCAGACCATAGGTCTTCTCAACCTACCAAGGAAGAGATTAAAAAGCTCGCAGCTGAAGCACGCCTTGGAGGAATGCTTAGCGGAAAGGCAGGAGTACTACACCTTCATGTAGGGGATGGAAAGACAGGATTAAGATTTCTATTCGAAATAGTCGAGGAAAAAGAGATACCCATCAGGCAATTCACACCAACTCATATAAATAGAAACCCAGACCTTTTAGAGGAGGGAATAAGATTCGCTAAGCTCGGTGGCTTTATAGATATGACATCAAGCATAAATTCTGGAACCGGACCAAGTAAAGCTATCAAGGCCTCAAGGGCAATAAGATATTGCTTAGATCAGGACGTTCCTATAGAAAACATAACTATGAGCTCCGATGGAAATGGGAGCCTTCCGGCCTTTGACGAAAAAGGAAACTTGATAGGCTTAAAGATGGCAGAACCATTATCCTTATATAGGGAGCTTAAAAACCTCATAATTGAGGAAGGGATACCTCTCCAAGACGCTATCAAAACTGTAACGTTAAACCCCGCAAGATCCTTAAAGCTCTATCCAAAGAAAGGAACGATTAAAGTAGGAAGCGATGCAGATATATTAGTCTTAGATGAAAAGCTGGATATAGTATATCTTTTCGCAAAGGGAAAAACCTTGATAAAAGAGGGAAAGCTTATAGTAAAGGGGACCTTTGAAGAATGA
- a CDS encoding lytic transglycosylase domain-containing protein produces the protein MRKKIICKFIIAFLAIILIPLEAYSANLDDLLSMANQKRRERSLDEALKLYAEALPQSRELSPYIRLYMGLIYMDKRDYNQALSYFEALWKERKNLPLELEAIVPYRIAQVYEEMEDLQRAYDFYLLSLTSGTSYLRKLAYGRLAYLAYRMEKYDKAFEWLLPILQDSPNDKLANDLVLKLYPKIKEPSSEFLYRVGRAYYLLNNYSRALDFFRRAGRGFWEGLSLERLGRKKEAFDVYSRLVKSGEVSESLVRRFAWVSESLDLKKEAIDLLIGLLRKDVQDRDMIIYYLYYLSDNVEYKKALKRDYPKSKWALRVAWFDGWKAYSAGKYKDALKEWDFIIKYHKGEIPHAKAIYYLSKVGLYPKGKAKEELLSLFPTEYYTVKRYNIPLNDKLPSFPEDRLLRRLYKVGFWEVALVRANLLEKLEAHSRDYYLSLVSEKLSNYRSSISYAYSLINSGFRDPRIWKRAYPLGDHYNHILENAKREKVDPLLVLAVIHQESRFDPDIVSWAGAIGLMQLMPFTGEAYGIKNRDLLFSPEINIKYGIKHLKEFLDRYNGNLYLSLAAYNAGPGNVDRWLKDTKAKDWEEWAESIPFQETRDYVRKVMAAYRIYKELYREKPKSKS, from the coding sequence ATGAGAAAGAAAATTATTTGCAAGTTTATCATAGCTTTTCTTGCAATTATCTTAATTCCGTTAGAGGCTTATTCTGCCAATTTAGATGATCTTTTATCTATGGCGAATCAGAAGAGGAGAGAAAGATCGCTTGACGAGGCTTTAAAGCTTTATGCTGAGGCTTTACCTCAAAGTAGGGAGCTCTCCCCTTATATAAGGCTTTATATGGGTTTGATCTATATGGATAAAAGGGATTATAACCAAGCGCTATCTTATTTTGAAGCTTTGTGGAAGGAAAGGAAGAATTTGCCCTTAGAGCTAGAAGCTATAGTACCTTATAGGATAGCTCAGGTTTATGAGGAGATGGAGGATTTACAGAGGGCTTATGATTTTTATCTTCTGAGTTTGACTTCAGGTACAAGTTATTTAAGGAAGCTTGCTTATGGTAGGCTTGCGTATTTAGCATACAGAATGGAGAAGTATGATAAGGCTTTTGAGTGGCTTTTGCCGATTTTGCAAGATAGCCCTAACGATAAGTTAGCTAATGATCTTGTTCTTAAGCTCTATCCCAAGATTAAAGAGCCTTCGTCTGAGTTCCTTTACAGGGTAGGAAGAGCTTACTATCTTTTAAATAATTATAGTAGAGCCCTGGATTTCTTTAGAAGGGCGGGCAGAGGCTTTTGGGAAGGATTAAGTCTTGAGAGGTTAGGAAGAAAGAAGGAGGCTTTTGATGTTTATTCAAGGTTGGTTAAATCTGGTGAGGTAAGTGAAAGCTTAGTAAGGCGCTTCGCTTGGGTTTCAGAGAGCTTAGATCTTAAAAAAGAGGCGATCGATCTTCTTATAGGGTTACTTAGAAAGGATGTTCAAGATAGGGACATGATAATTTACTACTTATATTACTTGAGTGACAATGTAGAGTATAAGAAGGCTTTGAAGAGAGATTATCCCAAATCTAAGTGGGCTTTAAGGGTGGCTTGGTTCGATGGTTGGAAAGCCTACTCAGCGGGTAAATATAAAGATGCCTTGAAGGAGTGGGATTTTATAATCAAGTATCATAAGGGAGAAATTCCTCATGCCAAAGCGATCTACTATCTTTCTAAAGTTGGACTTTATCCTAAAGGAAAGGCTAAGGAGGAGCTCTTATCTTTATTCCCTACAGAGTATTACACCGTTAAAAGGTATAACATACCTTTAAATGATAAGCTTCCTTCCTTTCCAGAGGATAGGCTTTTGAGGAGACTTTATAAGGTTGGCTTTTGGGAAGTCGCTCTTGTTAGGGCTAATCTGCTTGAAAAGCTAGAGGCTCACTCAAGAGACTACTATCTTTCTCTCGTTTCTGAGAAGTTATCTAACTACAGGTCTTCTATATCTTATGCTTATTCTCTCATTAACTCTGGCTTTAGAGATCCAAGAATATGGAAAAGGGCTTATCCGCTGGGAGACCATTATAATCATATTCTTGAGAATGCTAAAAGGGAAAAAGTTGATCCTCTTCTTGTTCTTGCGGTTATTCATCAAGAAAGTAGATTCGATCCAGATATAGTTTCTTGGGCAGGCGCTATAGGTTTAATGCAGCTTATGCCATTTACGGGGGAAGCCTATGGAATTAAGAATAGAGATCTTCTATTTTCGCCCGAGATAAATATAAAGTATGGTATAAAACATCTTAAGGAGTTTTTAGATCGATACAATGGCAATCTTTACCTTTCTTTAGCTGCTTACAATGCTGGTCCAGGTAATGTTGATAGGTGGCTTAAAGATACAAAGGCTAAAGACTGGGAAGAATGGGCTGAGAGCATACCCTTTCAAGAAACTAGAGATTATGTAAGAAAGGTCATGGCAGCTTATAGGATATATAAGGAGCTATATAGAGAAAAACCAAAATCAAAATCTTAG
- a CDS encoding DUF72 domain-containing protein has product MLYIGTSGWFYRGWKGLYYPEDLPPNEWFKFYAKDFNTVEINSTFYRGAKKANLRKWKREVPSNFLFTLKAFRVITHIKRLRDSCEDLEAFLKEAQGLEENLGPILFQLPPSLKCSAELLRSFLDCLPQDFKFAFEFREESWFNSKEIEDLLREKNCAFVIVSAPNLPEIVKVTADWAYIRFHGKTAWYNYLYSEEEIESWALKIKEIAKNVKNIFVYFNNDTKAYAIKNAKLLRDLTYSAC; this is encoded by the coding sequence ATGCTATATATAGGTACCTCAGGATGGTTCTATAGAGGATGGAAGGGTCTTTACTATCCTGAGGATCTTCCTCCAAACGAATGGTTTAAATTCTACGCTAAGGATTTTAATACTGTGGAGATAAACTCCACATTCTACAGGGGAGCAAAGAAAGCGAACCTAAGGAAATGGAAAAGAGAGGTTCCTTCTAACTTTCTCTTTACTTTGAAGGCTTTCAGAGTGATAACACATATTAAGAGGTTAAGAGACTCTTGCGAGGATTTAGAAGCCTTTCTTAAGGAAGCCCAAGGCTTAGAGGAAAACCTTGGTCCCATACTTTTTCAGCTTCCGCCCTCGCTGAAATGCTCAGCAGAGCTTTTAAGAAGCTTCTTAGACTGCCTTCCACAGGATTTTAAATTCGCCTTTGAGTTTAGAGAAGAAAGTTGGTTTAACTCAAAAGAAATCGAAGATTTACTTCGTGAGAAAAACTGCGCCTTCGTAATTGTAAGCGCACCTAATCTCCCTGAGATAGTAAAAGTAACAGCAGATTGGGCCTATATAAGGTTTCATGGGAAAACAGCTTGGTATAACTATCTCTATTCAGAAGAAGAGATAGAAAGCTGGGCTTTAAAGATAAAGGAAATCGCTAAAAACGTAAAGAATATATTCGTATACTTTAATAACGACACAAAAGCCTACGCTATTAAAAACGCAAAGCTATTAAGAGATTTAACTTATTCCGCATGTTGA
- the hslO gene encoding Hsp33 family molecular chaperone HslO: protein MQEDYMVRGVALDGNVRILASRITNTLLEIRNRQDASPTAIAALGRLVCAAVMMGWDMKVPYGRLTLQVVCNGPIRGMIADADTEGGVRGYVKNPLVDLMPSEKGKIDVERAVGSGDLIVIKDYGIREPYVTRIPLISGGIALDIAKYYRISEQVPTAVALGVLANPERLIASAGGIIIQLMPGVSDEFVSFLEESFSRLGSVSRKLDDGMTPEEIVEELLGKDVKPEWLARKKVEFKCTCSREKAEAIILALGREEIKKMISEGKGEVECKFCNAKYLFDIEDLGKLLEEVEEDEGA, encoded by the coding sequence TTGCAAGAGGATTATATGGTTAGGGGAGTAGCTTTAGATGGAAACGTTAGGATACTGGCCTCAAGGATAACTAATACTTTATTAGAGATAAGAAATCGCCAGGATGCTTCTCCAACCGCTATTGCTGCCTTAGGTAGATTGGTTTGTGCGGCAGTTATGATGGGCTGGGATATGAAGGTGCCTTATGGAAGGCTAACCCTTCAGGTGGTTTGTAATGGTCCCATAAGGGGAATGATAGCTGACGCTGATACTGAGGGTGGAGTTAGGGGTTACGTTAAGAATCCTCTTGTAGATCTGATGCCCAGTGAAAAGGGGAAGATAGATGTGGAAAGGGCTGTTGGTAGTGGCGATCTTATTGTGATAAAGGATTACGGTATTAGGGAGCCTTATGTTACCAGGATACCTTTAATAAGTGGGGGAATAGCATTAGATATAGCAAAATATTATAGGATCTCAGAGCAAGTTCCTACTGCTGTGGCTTTAGGGGTTCTTGCAAACCCAGAGAGGTTGATAGCTTCAGCGGGAGGAATTATAATACAGCTTATGCCAGGAGTAAGTGATGAATTTGTTTCTTTCCTTGAGGAATCTTTTTCAAGGCTTGGTTCTGTAAGTAGGAAGCTTGATGATGGTATGACTCCAGAGGAGATCGTTGAGGAGCTCTTAGGGAAAGATGTTAAGCCAGAGTGGCTTGCTAGAAAGAAGGTGGAGTTTAAGTGCACTTGTAGTAGGGAAAAGGCTGAGGCGATAATATTGGCCCTTGGCAGAGAGGAGATAAAAAAGATGATTTCAGAAGGAAAAGGAGAGGTGGAGTGTAAGTTTTGTAATGCAAAATACCTTTTTGATATAGAGGATTTGGGAAAGCTTCTTGAGGAGGTGGAAGAGGATGAGGGAGCTTAA
- a CDS encoding ABC transporter ATP-binding protein — MDKLDILLKVEDLRKYFEVNRNFVEKIFLRRRELIRAVDGVSFDIATGETLGVIGESGSGKTTLGKLILKLLEPDSGKILFKGEDITFLSGEKLRRMRKSFQVIFGETNSLNPYMTVGEAVRHPLIIHGIGTEREQKVKVFKMFERLGLSPPDGFYYKYPNELSGWQKQKVAIARALILKPSFVLVDDPLSMLDVTVKSKLLKLLIELKKDFNLTYLFITRDLPSAKYVCDRISVMYMGRMVEIGRLKDVYLYPAHPYTKALLSSIPIPDPSAKIEGLLSGERVFNYVKVFSGCGFCPRCPFAKDVCFSKEPALVEVASGHYVACHFPLR, encoded by the coding sequence ATGGATAAGTTGGACATCTTGTTAAAGGTAGAGGATTTAAGGAAGTACTTTGAAGTTAATAGGAACTTTGTAGAAAAGATTTTTCTTAGAAGAAGAGAGCTTATTCGTGCTGTTGATGGCGTTTCCTTTGATATAGCTACTGGTGAGACCTTAGGGGTTATTGGTGAATCGGGAAGCGGTAAGACCACTCTCGGTAAGCTTATCTTAAAGCTTCTTGAGCCTGATAGCGGTAAAATACTCTTTAAAGGGGAGGATATAACTTTCCTTTCGGGAGAGAAGTTAAGAAGAATGAGAAAGAGCTTTCAAGTTATTTTTGGAGAAACTAATTCTCTTAATCCTTACATGACGGTGGGTGAAGCGGTAAGACATCCTTTGATTATCCATGGGATTGGGACAGAAAGGGAGCAAAAGGTTAAAGTTTTCAAGATGTTTGAAAGATTGGGGTTAAGTCCTCCCGATGGCTTTTATTATAAATATCCTAATGAGCTTTCTGGATGGCAGAAGCAGAAAGTAGCTATAGCCAGGGCTTTGATATTAAAGCCTAGTTTCGTATTGGTAGATGATCCGCTTTCTATGCTTGATGTTACAGTTAAGTCGAAGCTTTTGAAGCTGCTGATAGAGCTTAAGAAAGACTTTAATCTTACTTACCTTTTTATAACTCGTGATCTACCCTCAGCTAAGTACGTATGTGATAGAATATCAGTTATGTATATGGGAAGGATGGTTGAGATCGGGAGGTTAAAAGACGTTTATCTTTATCCTGCTCATCCCTATACTAAAGCGCTTCTTTCATCTATTCCGATACCTGATCCGAGCGCTAAGATAGAAGGTTTGCTCTCAGGTGAAAGGGTTTTTAATTATGTGAAGGTTTTCTCAGGATGTGGTTTTTGTCCGAGATGTCCTTTTGCTAAAGATGTCTGCTTTAGTAAGGAGCCAGCGCTGGTGGAGGTCGCTTCAGGACATTATGTGGCTTGTCACTTTCCATTAAGGTAA
- a CDS encoding ABC transporter ATP-binding protein, translated as MIEARDLRVGYEVGEKVLWAVDRVSFSIEEGEIFGVLGESGCGKTTLALSFLKLLPAETKLEGKLLFESRNVLELQEEDLRRLRGKEIGIIFQEPITSLNPIMRIKEHFLDTIRAHFDILEDEALNIASSTFNAIGIPSSILNFYPFELSHEQAQRVLIALALALKPKLLIIDEPTNALDIVDQAGFLKLIVSLRKSFKLTIVLMTRDLGVVAQTTDRVMVMYAGEVIEIAPTRELFGAPLHPYFKALLFSAPNLDLEDFELRSLEGFPSDPLNPPKGCRFHPRCFEAMDICGMKEPKVYKVSKSRLVKCWKYHG; from the coding sequence TTGATTGAAGCCAGGGACTTAAGGGTTGGTTATGAGGTTGGAGAGAAAGTTTTATGGGCTGTGGATAGAGTAAGCTTCTCCATAGAGGAAGGGGAGATATTCGGAGTTCTTGGAGAATCCGGATGCGGTAAAACCACTTTAGCCTTAAGTTTCTTAAAGCTCCTTCCAGCTGAGACTAAGTTAGAGGGCAAGCTCCTTTTTGAAAGTAGGAATGTGCTTGAACTTCAAGAGGAGGATCTGAGAAGGCTTAGGGGAAAAGAGATAGGAATAATATTTCAAGAGCCTATAACGAGTTTAAACCCTATAATGAGGATAAAAGAGCATTTTCTGGATACTATAAGGGCTCACTTTGATATACTTGAGGATGAGGCTTTGAATATCGCATCTTCGACTTTTAATGCCATTGGGATTCCGTCCTCTATCCTTAATTTTTATCCTTTTGAGCTTTCTCACGAGCAAGCGCAAAGAGTCTTGATAGCTTTAGCTTTGGCTTTAAAGCCGAAATTACTTATAATTGATGAACCTACTAATGCTCTTGATATAGTTGATCAAGCTGGGTTTTTAAAGCTCATAGTCTCTTTAAGAAAGAGCTTTAAGTTAACGATAGTTCTTATGACGCGTGATCTTGGAGTAGTCGCACAGACTACTGACAGGGTTATGGTTATGTATGCTGGGGAAGTTATTGAAATAGCTCCGACAAGGGAGCTGTTCGGAGCCCCGCTTCACCCTTACTTTAAAGCATTGCTCTTTTCTGCTCCTAATCTGGATCTTGAAGATTTCGAGCTTCGTTCTCTTGAAGGTTTTCCTTCGGATCCTCTTAATCCACCTAAGGGATGCAGGTTTCATCCAAGATGCTTTGAGGCTATGGATATATGTGGGATGAAGGAGCCTAAGGTGTATAAGGTGAGTAAAAGTAGGTTAGTGAAATGTTGGAAGTATCATGGATAA
- a CDS encoding ABC transporter permease, which produces MEFRVFHSFLKRVVKERGGIALVIGGAIILFFLILSLFAPFIAPYDPIKPVGPVFSPPTREFIMGTDNMGRDLFSRVVWGARTTLTVAFLATFFSSFMGITLGVVSGYRGGLFDKILTFIMDSLCSFPSFILAIAIAAVLESSLLNISLSIAIVQVPIYFRAIRDHVSSVRKMLYVEAAKALGANDWVILTKYILRGILPLFPIIVSANVAGAVLTEVGLGFLGVGVSPLMPDWGIDLSSGQKFILQNRWWMILYPGFMVVLLILGLNLFARGLEERLSPKLKER; this is translated from the coding sequence TTGGAGTTTAGAGTCTTTCATTCCTTCTTAAAAAGGGTTGTTAAAGAAAGAGGGGGAATTGCTTTAGTAATTGGAGGAGCGATTATTCTATTTTTCTTAATTCTCTCTCTTTTTGCTCCTTTTATAGCCCCTTATGATCCAATAAAGCCTGTTGGTCCTGTATTTTCTCCTCCTACGAGGGAGTTCATAATGGGGACCGATAATATGGGGAGGGATCTTTTTAGTAGAGTAGTTTGGGGGGCAAGAACAACCTTGACTGTGGCTTTTCTAGCCACTTTCTTTTCCTCTTTTATGGGTATAACCTTGGGAGTCGTATCTGGATATAGAGGAGGATTATTTGATAAGATTTTAACCTTTATAATGGATTCTCTTTGCTCTTTTCCAAGCTTCATATTGGCTATAGCCATAGCTGCGGTTTTAGAATCAAGCCTGTTAAACATATCCCTGTCCATAGCTATTGTGCAAGTTCCTATTTATTTTAGGGCGATAAGGGATCATGTGAGTTCGGTGAGAAAGATGCTTTATGTTGAAGCTGCTAAAGCTTTAGGTGCTAACGATTGGGTGATCTTAACTAAGTATATCCTTCGAGGTATCCTACCATTGTTTCCTATTATTGTTTCTGCAAACGTTGCTGGTGCTGTGCTTACCGAGGTGGGGTTAGGCTTTTTAGGAGTAGGTGTTTCTCCCTTAATGCCTGATTGGGGAATCGATCTTTCTAGCGGTCAAAAGTTTATACTTCAAAATAGATGGTGGATGATCTTATATCCAGGCTTTATGGTAGTTCTTTTAATATTAGGACTTAATTTATTTGCTAGGGGATTGGAAGAGAGGCTTAGTCCTAAATTAAAGGAAAGGTAG